One region of Rattus norvegicus strain BN/NHsdMcwi chromosome 13, GRCr8, whole genome shotgun sequence genomic DNA includes:
- the Or6n1 gene encoding olfactory receptor Olr1589, whose protein sequence is MGTGNWSQVTEFIILGFPYFQGVQTYLFVLLLSIYLTTILGNLLIFLVVYLDSRLHTPMYKFVSILSFLELGYTAATIPKMLANLLSEKKTISFSGCLLQIYFFHSLGATECYLLTAMAYDRYLAICRPLHYPTLMTQTLCAKIATGCWLGGLAGPVVEISLVSRLPFCGPNHIQHIFCDFPPVLSLACTDTSVNVLVDFIINSCKILATFLLILSSYLQIIRTVLKIPSAAGKKKAFSTCASHLTVVLIFYGSILFMYVRLKKSYSLDYDRALAVVYSVVTPFLNPFIYSLRNKEIKEALKRQLMRTGMLG, encoded by the coding sequence ATGGGCACTGGAAACTGGAGCCAAGTAACAGAATTCATCATTTTGGGATTCCCTTATTTCCAAGGTGTCCAGACTTACCTCTTTGTCTTATTGCTTTCCATTTACCTCACTACTATATTGGGGAACCTGCTGATATTCTTGGTAGTCTACCTGGACTCTCGActtcacacacccatgtacaaGTTTGTCAGCATTCTTTCCTTCTTGGAGCTGGGCTACACAGCTGCCACCATTCCTAAGATGCTGGCAAATTTGCTCAGTGAAAAGAAGACAATTTCCTTTTCTGGATGTCTCCTACAGATCTACTTCTTTCACTCTCTTGGAGCTACTGAGTGCTACCTCCTGACTGCAATGGCATATGACAGGTACTTAGCCATCTGTAGGCCTCTTCACTATCCTACCCTCATGACCCAGACACTGTGTGCCAAGATTGCCACTGGTTGCTGGTTGGGAGGCTTGGCTGGGCCAGTGGTAGAAATTTCCTTGGTGTCTCGTCTCCCTTTTTGTGGCCCCAATCACATTCAACACATCTTTTGTGATTTCCCACCTGTGCTGAGCTTGGCTTGTACTGATACATCAGTGAATGTCCTGGTAGATTTTATTATAAACTCCTGCAAGATCCTGGCCACCTTCCTGCTGATCCTGAGCTCCTACTTGCAGATAATCCGCACAGTGCTCAAGATTCCTTCAGCTGCAGGCAAGAAGAAAGCATTCTCGACTTGTGCCTCCCATCTCACTGTGGTTCTCATCTTCTATGGGAGCATCCTTTTCATGTATGTGCGGCTGAAGAAGAGTTACTCCCTTGACTACGACAGAGCCTTGGCAGTAGTCTACTCCGTGGTTACCCCTTTCCTGAACCCCTTCATTTATAGCTTGCGCAACAAAGAAATCAAGGAGGCCCTGAAGAGGCAGCTGATGAGAACAGGGATGCTGGGGTGA
- the Or6k14 gene encoding olfactory receptor Olr1590 isoform X1 has product MNKKNQTKVTEFYFSDFPQFDDGGLLLFILLLCVYLFIVIGNSMIFLAVQLDVRLHNPMYSFISIFSFLEICYTTVTIPKMLYNLVSREKTISLIGCLLQIYFFHSFGVTESLVLTMMAIDRYVAICNPLRYAIIITPKLCTQLSTGSFTLGFLMLLPEIVWMSTLPFCGPNQIHQLFCDLEPVLLLACTDTSMILVEDVIHAISILSCVSIITLSYLKIITVVLKIPSGESRQKAFSTCTAHITIFVLFFGSVSLMYLRFSVTFQPLLEKIIALMFAVLAPFFNPIIYSLRNKDMKNAIKKMVCSPKIFTVSGH; this is encoded by the coding sequence ATGAATAAGAAGAATCAGACGAAAgtgacagaattttatttttccgATTTCCCTCAGTTTGATGATGGTGGCCTCTTGCTCTTCATCCTTCTGCTCTGTGTCTACCTGTTCATTGTTATTGGGAACTCTATGATCTTCTTGGCTGTGCAGCTGGATGTCCGTCTGCACAATCCCATGTATAGTTTCATCAGCATCTTTTCCTTCCTGGAGATTTGCTACACCACAGTGACCATTCCCAAAATGCTCTACAACCTTGTCAGCAGAGAGAAAACCATCTCCCTCATTGGCTGCCTACTGcagatttattttttccattcctTTGGGGTCACAGAAAGCTTAGTCCTTACAATGATGGCCATTGACAGGTACGTTGCCATCTGTAACCCTCTCCGCTACGCAATCATTATAACTCCAAAACTATGCACACAGCTTTCCACAGGCTCTTTCACCCTTGGCTTCCTCATGCTCCTCCCAGAGATTGTGTGGATGTCTACTCTACCCTTCTGTGGCCCCAATCAGATTCACCAACTCTTCTGTGACTTAGAACCTGTGCTCCTCTTGGCATGTACAGACACATCTATGATTCTGGTTGAAGATGTCATTCATGCTATCTCCATCTTGAGTTGTGTCTCTATCATCAccctttcatatttaaaaatcatcacCGTGGTCCTGAAAATTCCATCTGGTGAGAGCCGTCAGAAGGCATTCTCCACATGCACAGCCCACATCACCATTTTTGTGCTATTTTTTGGCAGTGTGTCTCTCATGTACCTGCGCTTCTCTGTGACCTTCCAACCATTACTGGAAAAGATCATTGCACTAATGTTTGCTGTCCTTGCCCCATTTTTCAATCCTATAATCTATAGCCTGAGAAACAAAGATATGAAAAATGCCATTAAGAAAATGGTATGTTCCCCAAAAATATTCACTGTCTCTGGTCACTGA